A region of the Arenibacter antarcticus genome:
TCCAATACCCAAATGGGTGCAGCAGAGCCACATATTCTGAACCGCCATGGCGGTTGCCGCCACCTCTTCCCATTCTGGCAAGCTTTCTTTGGGATCGCGCTGCATGCAGATTGCAATTATGGCACCCGCTTTTTTTGGATTGGAAATCAATTTTTCTACCTTAAATTGTTTAGGCTTGGGGTCCGTTTCCATATACTTTAGGGACAAAAATAATCCCAATTTATCCTTAGCCTCTCCCTGCAAGACCTTAAATCGCCATGGTTCCGTTTTTTTATGGGTAGGTGCACAATTGGCTGCTTCCAATACTTTTGAGATATCTTCTTTAGAAATTGGAGTATCTATATACTGTGCCGGGAAAACCGACCGTCTTTCCTTAATTACATCAAAAATCATAATTCCTATTATTTAAAAGTAACTATCTATTAAAAGGTTCTAAAATTACATTATCAATTGGCATTCGATGCCTGCTCCAACAATAAATTAACACAATGCCTCAAAGCTGGATTCCTATTGTCCTCTTTCCAGACCACCGATAATATTGCTTTCTGAGGGATTTTCTTCAATTCTATAAATTTCACTTTCATCTGAAACCCGAATTGCAAGGAGGTAGGAACTATGGCCACTCCTAAATTGTTCTCTACCAACTTAAAAATCGTCTGTGCATGTACCGATTTATGGGATACCTTAGGGGTAAAACCAGCATCTTCACATATACTCATTATAGTATCGAAGTACAACGGACTATAATCCTGAGAGAACAGTATAAAATTCTCTTCTGATAATTGACCAACATCTTCAAAATCCCTAGTCAGCAATGGATATCGTTCTGGCAAAACCACAGAAAAGGTATCCTCGTATACTGGTTTAATATTAAAGCCATCTGGAACCCGGGACAAGCGAACAAAACCCATATCCAATTTATCCTTTAGCAAGGAATTAATCTGTGCATTGTTGGAAACCTCCTCCAAACTGGTACGGATACCTGGAAACTTATCCTTAAGCTTGAGTAACAAATCGGGAATTACTTCTTGCATGGCAGAGCCCAAAAATCCAATCCGTACCTCTCCAAAATCGCCCTGACTTATATATTTCAACTGCTTTTTCGTAACCTCAAGATGATTTAAAATAAATTCAATTTCCCCTTTTAGGTATTCCCCTGCAGCGGTAAGCGCTACTTTCCTTTTACTCCTAATAAATAGTTTCACCTTCAGAATCTCCTCCATCTGCTTTATCTGCCTACTTAAGCCAGGCTGTGAAATACACAGTTTTTCCGCGGCTTTCCGATAATGCAATTCATCTGCTACCGCTAAAAAATATTTGAAATGTCGTATTTCTATTTGATAACCCATGGTTATTAATTATGTAACTTATTGGTATTGGCAATTATCAAACTTAATCAATAATTTTATAAATATAAAAACTTATCCATGTCCAGTTCAAAAAAAGTATTTCTATTCGGGGAAGGGTATCTCACCGCCGGAATGGCACTTTCCATAGCAAGGGGAACTACCAAGGGAGAAATTTCCACCATTGCTAGAAAAAGCATAAAGTCTAGCTGCGATGTTGTAGCTAATATTGTAGAAAAAGGGGAGCCTGTTTACGGAATAAACACTGGCTTTGGTCCTTTGTGCACCACCAAAATATCCAAATCGGAGGTTAAAATATTACAGACCAATATTTTAAAAAGTCATAGTGTTGGGGTTGGACCGCCTATAGCAACCGAAATTGCCAAACTGATGTTGATTCTAAAGATCCATTCTTTGGCCAAAGGGTATTCTGGCATCGCAGAAACTACTTTGGACAGAATATTATGGCATGTGGATAATAATGCTGTTCCAATAGTCCCTTCCCAAGGTTCCGTTGGGGCATCAGGGGATCTGGCGCCCCTTTCCCATCTGTTCTTACCCTTGATCGGATTGGGTAAAGTAAATTATAAAGGGGAAGTGATGACGACTGCGGAGCTCCTCAAGAATGCAGAACTCCAGCCACTGGAATTGGGACCAAAGGAAGGCCTAGCGCTAATTAATGGCACCCAATTTATTGCTGCCCATGCCGTGAAAGTGGTCGAAAAAATGCAGGCCTGTCTTACTCAAGCAGATATCATAGGCGCCATGATGATCGAAGGCCTACAGGGAAGTGTAAAACCATTTTTTAAAGAATTGCATCAGCTGCGTCCCTTTAAAGGGAATGACCATGTTGCTGCAAACATCCGGTTTTTATTAAAGGATTCAGAAATTTTGATGGACCACGTAAATTGCGAAAAGGTTCAGGACCCCTATTCCCTGCGATGCATCCCACAGGTGCACGGCGCCTCTAGAAATGCGTGGTTGCACCTTAAGGAATTATTGGAAATAGAACTAAATTCCGTTACCGATAATCCCATTATCATAGATGAGGAATTAACGATCAGTGGGGGCAGTTTTCATGGTCAGCCCTTGGCCATGGTGCTCGATTATGCTTGCTTAGCAGCCTCCGAACTAGGAAATATTTCAGATCGTAGAATTTACCTGGCCCTGGAAGGGAATAGTCCCGGAGTCCCAAAATTACTGATGGAAGATACCGGAATCAATTCAGGTTACATGATACTACAGTACACCACGGCAGCTTTAGCAAGTGAAAATAAGGGACTTTGTTTTCCTGCCAGCGCAGACAGCATTCCTACCTCCTTAGGGCAGGAAGACCATGTTAGTATGGGATCCATCAGCGGAAGGAAGGCCCTGCAGGTTTTGGGAAATGTAGAAAAAATATTGGCCATAGAACTGCTGACCGCAGCTCAGGCATTCGAATTCAGAAAACCAATGAAATCGGGCATTATTCTGGATGAAGTCCATAAGGAAGTCCGTAAAAAAGTAGCCTTTGCAGATAAGGACCGAATTTTTTCCGATGATATTGAAAAAGGAATCGAACTAATTGAGAATAAAACCCTCATCCGCATCGTACAGAAGGTAATGAAACAGAACAAGTTTTTACCGAACAGTCCGTTTGAGGGAGAGTTTGAGCATTTTTAAAATAAATAGGCAAAGGGCAGCCAAATCAAAAATTTAAACATGAAAAAATTTACACTTATAGGTCCATTTAAGCAACTCCTAACCATGTCCGGACTACCGATAAAGGGTGCCTTACAGGATCACCAATTATCGATTATAGAAAATGGGGGCATTATTACCAAGGACGAAAAAATTTATTCTGTAGGATCGTTTTTAGACCTAGAAAAAGAAGCCCATGATTTAAGCGCTGAAATCATAAAGATTGATTCTGATATGGTAGGTCTGCCAGGATTAATAGATGCCCATACCCACATCTGTTTTGGGGGAAGTAGGGCAAACGACTATTCCCTTAGAAATGCTGGTAAAACCTATTTAGAAATTGCCAAATCTGGTGGTGGGATATGGGATACGGTTACCCAAACAAGAAAATCGAGTTCCGCGAATCTCGTTAAAGGCATAATAAAACGAGCCAATAGACATTTGCAGCAAGGAGTGACTACCATAGAAGTGAAAAGCGGGTACGGGCTGTCGGTAGAGGAGGAATTAAAAATGCTCATTGCCATTGCCACCGCCAATAAGGCTATTGATGCCGATCTTATTCCTACTTGTTTGGCTGCACATATGGTACCCAAAGATTTTAAGGGCACCCCGGAAGAATACCTATCGGAAATAAGCACCACACTTTTTCCAATTTTAAAAAAAGAAAATCTGACCCATAGAATCGATGCGTTTTTGGAGGAAGGGGCCTATTCTGAAGCCACTATTGCCACCTATTTTGAAAAGGCAAAAGAGATGGGATTCGATATTACGGTTCATGCAGATCAATTCTCAACAGGAGGAAGTGCGGTAGCCGTAAAGTACGGGGCCATTAGTGCCGACCACTTAGAGGCAAGTACGGAAACCGAAATTCAACTTTTGGCCAATAGTAATGTAATCGCCACTGCCCTACCCGGAGCCTCTATGGGCTTGGGATGTAACTACACCCCTGCCCGCCAATTATTAGATGCCGGAGCCAGTGTCGCCATTGCAAGCGATTGGAATCCGGGTTCTGCCCCTATGGGCAATCTGCTAATGCAGGCAGCAGTCTTAGGGACTTTTGAAAAGCTCACCAATACCGAAGTGCTATCGGGAATTACCTATAGAGCTGCGGCAGCCTTGGGATTAAAAGACCGAGGAAAAATTGAAACTGGATTACTAGCAGATTTCATAGCATTCCCAACTACTAATTACAAGGAAATATTGTACCAGCAGGGTATGCTACAACCCAAAATGGTATTTAAAAAAGGAACACTAGTGGTTGGCCTTTAACCCTTAAAAATACTGCACCCGTGATAAAAGATACTTTTAGAAATCAGGTACTTCAAGGAATTCCCAAGGAATTACCTCTCAAAAAAACCTATCCAAAAATTGCCAATACCGCACCTAAACGCAAGGACATACTTTCTAAGGAAGAAAAAAAACTAGCCATTAGAAATGCATTGCGCTATTTTCCTGCAGTATGGCATCCAGAGCTTGTCATAGAGTTTGTAGCGGAACTAAATACCCTTGGTAGGATCTATATGCATCGCTTTAAACCAGACTACCCCCTATTTGCACGACCGATCAGCGAATATCCTGCGCAAACACCACAGGCCGCCAGCATTATGTTGATGATCCAAAATAACCTCGACCCTGCTGTAGCGCAGCATCCCGAGGAACTGATTACCTACGGGGGCAATGGGGCCGTTTTTCAGAACTGGGCACAATACCTGTTAACGATGCAGTATTTGTCCAGTATGACCGAGGAGCAGACCTTACACATTTATTCTGGCCACCCTATGGGATTGTTTCCTTCCTCCAAAGATGCACCAAGAGTGGTCGTGACCAACGGAATGATGATTCCCAACTATTCCAAACCGGACGATTGGGAGAAATACAATGCGCTCGGCGTTACCCAATACGGGCAGATGACAGCCGGTTCCTATATGTATATTGGCCCACAAGGAATTGTTCATGGTACCGCTATCACCCTGCTGAACGCCTTTAGAAAAGTGCTTAATACCAAAGAAACTCCTGCGGGAAAAATATTCCTTACTGCCGGACTTGGTGGTATGAGTGGGGCACAACCAAAGGCAGGGAATATTGCAGGTTGTATCACCATTTGCGCAGAAG
Encoded here:
- the hutI gene encoding imidazolonepropionase, with protein sequence MKKFTLIGPFKQLLTMSGLPIKGALQDHQLSIIENGGIITKDEKIYSVGSFLDLEKEAHDLSAEIIKIDSDMVGLPGLIDAHTHICFGGSRANDYSLRNAGKTYLEIAKSGGGIWDTVTQTRKSSSANLVKGIIKRANRHLQQGVTTIEVKSGYGLSVEEELKMLIAIATANKAIDADLIPTCLAAHMVPKDFKGTPEEYLSEISTTLFPILKKENLTHRIDAFLEEGAYSEATIATYFEKAKEMGFDITVHADQFSTGGSAVAVKYGAISADHLEASTETEIQLLANSNVIATALPGASMGLGCNYTPARQLLDAGASVAIASDWNPGSAPMGNLLMQAAVLGTFEKLTNTEVLSGITYRAAAALGLKDRGKIETGLLADFIAFPTTNYKEILYQQGMLQPKMVFKKGTLVVGL
- the hutH gene encoding histidine ammonia-lyase — its product is MSSSKKVFLFGEGYLTAGMALSIARGTTKGEISTIARKSIKSSCDVVANIVEKGEPVYGINTGFGPLCTTKISKSEVKILQTNILKSHSVGVGPPIATEIAKLMLILKIHSLAKGYSGIAETTLDRILWHVDNNAVPIVPSQGSVGASGDLAPLSHLFLPLIGLGKVNYKGEVMTTAELLKNAELQPLELGPKEGLALINGTQFIAAHAVKVVEKMQACLTQADIIGAMMIEGLQGSVKPFFKELHQLRPFKGNDHVAANIRFLLKDSEILMDHVNCEKVQDPYSLRCIPQVHGASRNAWLHLKELLEIELNSVTDNPIIIDEELTISGGSFHGQPLAMVLDYACLAASELGNISDRRIYLALEGNSPGVPKLLMEDTGINSGYMILQYTTAALASENKGLCFPASADSIPTSLGQEDHVSMGSISGRKALQVLGNVEKILAIELLTAAQAFEFRKPMKSGIILDEVHKEVRKKVAFADKDRIFSDDIEKGIELIENKTLIRIVQKVMKQNKFLPNSPFEGEFEHF
- a CDS encoding LysR family transcriptional regulator, with product MGYQIEIRHFKYFLAVADELHYRKAAEKLCISQPGLSRQIKQMEEILKVKLFIRSKRKVALTAAGEYLKGEIEFILNHLEVTKKQLKYISQGDFGEVRIGFLGSAMQEVIPDLLLKLKDKFPGIRTSLEEVSNNAQINSLLKDKLDMGFVRLSRVPDGFNIKPVYEDTFSVVLPERYPLLTRDFEDVGQLSEENFILFSQDYSPLYFDTIMSICEDAGFTPKVSHKSVHAQTIFKLVENNLGVAIVPTSLQFGFQMKVKFIELKKIPQKAILSVVWKEDNRNPALRHCVNLLLEQASNAN
- a CDS encoding nitroreductase, whose product is MIFDVIKERRSVFPAQYIDTPISKEDISKVLEAANCAPTHKKTEPWRFKVLQGEAKDKLGLFLSLKYMETDPKPKQFKVEKLISNPKKAGAIIAICMQRDPKESLPEWEEVAATAMAVQNMWLCCTHLGIGCYWSSPGLIQYMDDFFDLNEGEKCLGFFYMGNYEGEIPEVDRGSWEEKVTWM